In Pan troglodytes isolate AG18354 chromosome 21, NHGRI_mPanTro3-v2.0_pri, whole genome shotgun sequence, one genomic interval encodes:
- the SCAND1 gene encoding SCAN domain-containing protein 1 isoform X1: MRLENARGRRFREPASGFRVLARRPGRGEARDFRFRLPQAFRWCRRSAEHTATEQRVTPGAGGMAATEPILATTGSPAAVPPEKLEGTGSSSAPERNCVGSSLPEASPPAPEPSSPNAAVPEAIPTPRAAASAALELPLGPAPVSVAPQAEAEARSTPGPAGSRLGPETFRQRFRQFRYQDAAGPREAFRQLRELSRQWLRPDIRTKEQIVEMLVQEQLLAILPEAARARRIRRRTDVRITG; the protein is encoded by the exons ATGCGACTCGAGAACGCTAGAGGGCGCCGCTTCCGGGAGCCAGCAAGCGGCTTCCGGGTGCTCGCGCGCCGACCTGGACGCGGAGAAGCCAGAGACTTTCGCTTCCGGCTGCCGCAGGCGTTTCGCTGGTGCAG ACGCAGTGCTGAGCACACAGCTACCGAACAAAGAGTGACGCCCGGAGCTGGAGGTATGGCGGCTACGGAGCCGATCTTGGCGACCACTGGGAGTCCCGCGGCGGTGCCACCGGAGAAACTGGAAGGAACCGGTTCGAGCTCAGCCCCTGAGCGTAACTGTGTGGGCTCCTCGCTGCCAGAGGCCTCACCGCCTGCCCCTGAGCCTTCCAGTCCCAACGCCGCGGTCCCTGAAGCCATCCCTACGCCCCGAGCTGCGGCCTCCGCGGCCCTGGAGCTGCCTCTCGGGCCCGCACCCGTGAGCGTAGCGCCTCAGGCCGAAGCTGAAGCGCGCTCCACACCAGGCCCCGCCGGCTCTAGACTCGGTCCCGAGACGTTCCGCCAGCGTTTCCGGCAGTTCCGCTACCAGGATGCGGCGGGTCCCCGGGAGGCTTTCCGGCAGCTGCGGGAGCTGTCCCGCCAGTGGCTGCGGCCTGACATCCGCACCAAGGAGCAGATCGTGGAGATGCTGGTGCAAGAGCAGCTGCTCGCCATCCTGCCCGAGGCGGCTCGGGCCCGGCGGATCCGCCGCCGCACGGATGTGCGCATCACTGGCTGA
- the SCAND1 gene encoding SCAN domain-containing protein 1: MAATEPILATTGSPAAVPPEKLEGTGSSSAPERNCVGSSLPEASPPAPEPSSPNAAVPEAIPTPRAAASAALELPLGPAPVSVAPQAEAEARSTPGPAGSRLGPETFRQRFRQFRYQDAAGPREAFRQLRELSRQWLRPDIRTKEQIVEMLVQEQLLAILPEAARARRIRRRTDVRITG; the protein is encoded by the coding sequence ATGGCGGCTACGGAGCCGATCTTGGCGACCACTGGGAGTCCCGCGGCGGTGCCACCGGAGAAACTGGAAGGAACCGGTTCGAGCTCAGCCCCTGAGCGTAACTGTGTGGGCTCCTCGCTGCCAGAGGCCTCACCGCCTGCCCCTGAGCCTTCCAGTCCCAACGCCGCGGTCCCTGAAGCCATCCCTACGCCCCGAGCTGCGGCCTCCGCGGCCCTGGAGCTGCCTCTCGGGCCCGCACCCGTGAGCGTAGCGCCTCAGGCCGAAGCTGAAGCGCGCTCCACACCAGGCCCCGCCGGCTCTAGACTCGGTCCCGAGACGTTCCGCCAGCGTTTCCGGCAGTTCCGCTACCAGGATGCGGCGGGTCCCCGGGAGGCTTTCCGGCAGCTGCGGGAGCTGTCCCGCCAGTGGCTGCGGCCTGACATCCGCACCAAGGAGCAGATCGTGGAGATGCTGGTGCAAGAGCAGCTGCTCGCCATCCTGCCCGAGGCGGCTCGGGCCCGGCGGATCCGCCGCCGCACGGATGTGCGCATCACTGGCTGA